In Theileria equi strain WA chromosome 4 map unlocalized gcontig_1105316255033, whole genome shotgun sequence, the following are encoded in one genomic region:
- a CDS encoding conserved hypothetical protein (encoded by transcript BEWA_012050A): protein MIDLSQNVQDIIANLSTSSKAVDFVRVPCRPTCALPGLAFLSLKALEELKHSNRADELLPEDEVELYLFYAKHLYKAGLCKIEFPSFYKSARALFAESTATAVGSLSPFYFELGYELCSLIPEDEWPVENLRGILKEAECKRRSFLLKRANTADDTFLTGLTHDEKKLFNILSHGNSNVLSINYDLTNLRGFYGFEN, encoded by the exons ATGATTGACTTATCGCAGAATGTCCAGGATATCATCGCAAATCTCTCTACTTCATCCAAAGCTGTTGATTTTGTG CGTGTTCCATGTAGACCAACTTGTGCCCTACCAGGCTTGGCATTTTTATCGCTCAAGGCTCTAGAGGAGTTAAAACACTCCAACCGAGCAGACGAA CTCCTACCTGAGGACGAAGTTGAATTGTATCTCTTTTACGCAAAGCATTTGTACAAGGCTGGACTCTGCAAGATTGaatttccatcattctACAAGTCAGCTAGGGCGCTTTTTGCTGAGTCTACCGCTACGGCAGTTGGTAGTCTATCCCCGTTTTATTTTGAGCTAGGATATGAGCTCTGCTCTTT AATCCCAGAAGATGAATGGCCAGTCGAAAATTTGCGTGGAATACTCAAGGAAGCGGAATGCAAAAGGCGTTCATTCTTGTTGAAAAGGGCCAATACAGCAGATGATACTTTTCTGACTGGACTCACTCACGACGAGAAAAAGC TATTCAACATACTATCACACGGAAATAGCAATGTGTTATCCATCAATTACGATTTAACAAACCTTCGTGGATTTTACGGATTTGAAAACTAG
- a CDS encoding ubiquitin-conjugating enzyme family member protein (encoded by transcript BEWA_012060A), whose amino-acid sequence MSSIARKRLAQERADWRRDHPVGFSAKYAPLPNGEGMDIMKWICKIPGKKGSIWEEGEYQLTMEFTDDYPSKPPKCKFSTVLFHPNIYPSGTVCLSILNEDEEWKPSITIKQILLGIQDLLDNPNPLSPAQADPYLLFVNNREEYNNRVRKQAAELRPRD is encoded by the exons ATGTCGTCAATCGCTAGGAAAAGACTCGCTCAGGAACGAGCGGACTGGAGACGTGACCATCCAGTGGGATTTTCCGCAAAGTATGCACCTTTACCAAACGGTGAAGGCATGGACATAATGAAATGGATATGTAAGATACCGGGAAAAAAG GGTAGTATATGGGAAGAGGGTGAGTATCAGCTGACCATGGAATTCACAGATGATTACCCTAGCAAACCACCAAAGTGTAAATTTAGCACTGTTTTGTTCCATCCTAACATCTATCCATCTGGAACAGTATGCCTTTCAATCCTAAATGAAGACGAGGAATGGAAACCTTCGATAACAATAAAACAAATATTATTGGGAATTCAG GACCTCTTGGATAATCCAAATCCATTGTCACCAGCCCAAGCCGACCCATACCTATTGTTTGTTAATAACCGCGAAGAGTACAATAACAGGGTGCGAAAACAAGCAGCTGAATTGAGACCTCGAGACTAA
- a CDS encoding conserved hypothetical protein (encoded by transcript BEWA_012070A) → MKNIDSRLYDITVVSPRNYFTFTPLLPKISSGMVSGGTCAEPMPAYINNRFKGNAKFIHATCTDVDPESHVIYCAPVGGQGPSFSVPYDYLVVAVGTKTNSFGIPGVEEYAYFLKEMEHAETVFNKILDNFRKASMPYVTDEEKRNLLHFVVVGGGPTGVESAGEMALLFNKYAKDSFPELMPFVQVSIVEGGSKLLPSFSLKNSAYVAKHFGKSNINMIFGKTVCEVRRDACMVKDTKSDHIEEVKCGMVLWASGLKEIELVSVLRKKWKEQTNPRALLVDQYLKLYGSENIFALGDCCKVSPSRLPDNYDYIVEQIGANSVDTLIRHRKRLSLTFPQLNDSKWNYKDKEFKEFVNDVKSEYGSHSKEGFIKILDKIDTKYVPPFPTAQNAKQQGIYLAKAFNTGSISDKNKKAFCEKWLGSIASLGGLSVVAHLPLLTLNGGLIAFFMWNFVYMIMFSSNKMRLRFIFDLIMNRLCRRQLISKGPK, encoded by the exons ATGAAGAATATAGACTCAAGACT GTATGATATAACCGTCGTATCACCAAGGAACTACTTCACTTTCACGCCTTTACTACCAAAGATATCCTCAGGAATGGTCAGTGGTGGAACATGTGCGGAACCCATGCCGGCATATATCAACAATAGATTTAAAGGGAACGCCAAATTCATACACGCGACGTGCACTGATGTTGATCCCGAATCTCATGTAATATACTGTGCTCCAGTTGGCGGACAAGGCCCATCATTTTCTGTTCCATACGACTATTTAGTTGTTGCCGTTGGCACAAAAACCAATAGTTTTGGAATACCAGGAGTTGAGGAGTATGCCTACTTTTTAAAGGAAATGGAACATGCTGAAACTGTCTTTAATAAAATCCTAGACAACTTCAGGAAGGCCAGCATGCCATATGTGactgatgaagaaaaacGTAATCTGCTACACTTTGTAGTAGTAGGTGGTGGTCCAACAGGCGTAGAATCGGCAGGTGAAATGGCCTTATTATTTAACAAATACGCTAAAGATAGCTTTCCCGAGTTAATGCCATTTGTGCAGGTATCCATAGTTGAAGGTGGTTCAAAGCTTTTaccttcattctctttgAAAAACTCTGCTTATGTTGCAAAACATTTTGGTAAAAGTAATATAAATATgatatttggaaaaacGGTTTGTGAAGTACGCCGTGATGCCTGTATGGTCAAGGATACCAAATCTGACCATATTGAAGAAGTAAAGTGTGGAATGGTTTTATGGGCAAGTGGTCTAAAGGAAATAGAGCTAGTTTCTGTCTTGCggaagaaatggaaagaacAGACAAATCCCAGGGCATTACTTGTTGATCAATATTTGAAACTATATGGATCTGAGAACATCTTTGCACTTGGAGATTGCTGCAAAGTTTCTCCAAGTAGGCTCCCCGATAACTATGACTATATAGTAGAGCAGATAGGTGCCAACAGTGTAGATACACTCATACGTCATCGAAAAAGACTTTCACTAACATTTCCACAACTAAATGATTCAAAATGGAACTACAAGGACAAGGAATTTAAAGAATTCGTTAACGACGTGAAATCGGAGTACGGCAGTCATTCAAAGGAGGGGTTTATTAAAATTCTTGATAAAATTGACACTAAATATGTTCCTCCATTTCCAACTGCACAAAATGCAAAACAACAAGGTATTTACTTGGCAAAAGCTTTTAACACTGGGTCAATATCGgataaaaataaaaaggcCTTTTGTGAAAAGTGGCTAGGTTCTATAGCGTCACTGGGGGGATTGTCTGTTGTTGCCCATCTTCCACTCTTAACACTCAACGGAGGATTAATCGCATTTTTTATGTGGAACTTTGTCTACATGATAATGTTTTCCAGTAACAAAATGCGATTAAGGTTCATATTTGATTTAATTATGAATAGACTGTGTAGAAGACAATTAATTTCAAAAGGTCCAAAGTAG
- a CDS encoding ribonucleoside-diphosphate reductase large chain, putative (encoded by transcript BEWA_012000A) — MDTQRYSENTTTDGLSVVDECETTRCDDAMEANHGTGEFPNTETKVMYVINRRGEKEDVSFDRILNRIRKLSAGLHSLVDAPRVTQSVINGMYTGIHTSQLDELAAQTCAYMAVTHPDYSRLAANITVDNLHKNTSDDFSEVVRTLYEYKHVYNTNASMISYDVYNFIMENKDRLNAEIDYSRDFQYDYFGFKTLERSYLLRANNKIVERPQHMLMRVSAGIHCGDVERTVETYHLMSQKFFTHATPTLFNSGTNRPQMSSCFLLDMQDDSLAGIFNTLTQCAFISKSAGGIGLAIHKIRASGSYIRGTNGQSNGIVPMLRIFNTTAKYVDQGGGKRRGSFAIYLEPWHADIFKMLDLRKNHGSEDLRARDLFYALWIPDLFMKRVEANENWTLMCPDECRGLYEVWGDEFEALYTKYEQAGMGRKTIPAQKLWFAILQSQIETGTPYMLYKDACNAKSNQKNLGTIKSSNLCCEIVQYTDSKEVAVCNLASIALPMFVNKEEKTFDFKKLYKIARVITYNLNQIIDRNYYPVKEARYSNFRHRPIGVGVQGLADTFMLLRYPFESDEARELNKRIFETIYYACLDESISLAEKHGHYESYPGSPASQGLLQFDLWGAKVDNKLWDWDDLKARMKKHGLRNSLFLAPMPTASTSQILGNNESFEPYTSNIYYRRVLSGEFFVVNPHLLNDLVDLGLWNETMKQKLIAYNGSLRHIEEIPQHIKELYKTVWEIKQKTIIDMAADRGIFIDQSQSLNIYMEQPTFSKLTSMHFYGWKKGLKTGVYYLRTQPATDAIKFTIDSNIAQAAKAKNKLSTDMQPSMPTTTDVTSVATDEAPAFQVCNLRTSNNPNEPCFMCSG, encoded by the coding sequence ATGGATACACAACGGTATAGTGAGAACACAACCACAGATGGTCTCTCAGTCGTTGACGAATGCGAAACCACTCGTTGCGACGATGCTATGGAGGCCAATCATGGTACAGGAGAATTTCCTAATACAGAAACTAAAGTTATGTATGTCATCAACAGAAGAGGTGAAAAAGAAGATGTCTCATTTGATAGGATCTTAAATAGAATCAGAAAACTCTCGGCAGGGCTCCATTCTCTAGTTGATGCACCTAGAGTTACTCAAAGTGTCATCAATGGTATGTACACTGGAATACATACATCTCAACTTGATGAATTGGCTGCACAGACTTGTGCTTATATGGCTGTTACACATCCTGACTATTCAAGGCTCGCAGCAAATATTACTGTCGATAACTTGCATAAAAACACCTCTGATGACTTTTCTGAAGTTGTAAGGACATTGTACGAGTATAAGCATGTCTACAATACTAACGCTTCTATGATCAGCTATGATGTCTACAACTTTATCATGGAAAATAAAGATCGTCTCAATGCTGAAATCGATTATTCACGTGATTTTCAGTATGATTATTTCGGATTTAAAACGCTGGAACGCTCATATTTGTTGCGCGCCAACAACAAGATCGTAGAGCGCCCTCAACACATGTTAATGCGTGTCTCTGCTGGTATTCATTGTGGTGATGTTGAACGTACTGTAGAAACGTACCATTTAATGAGTCAGAAATTCTTTACACATGCAACTCCAACACTCTTCAATTCAGGAACTAATCGCCCACAAATGTCTTCCTGCTTTTTGTTGGATATGCAAGATGATTCTCTTGCTGGAATTTTCAACACATTGACTCAATGTGCCTTTATTAGCAAATCTGCTGGTGGAATAGGTCTTGCCATTCACAAAATACGCGCAAGTGGTTCCTATATCAGAGGTACAAATGGACAATCTAATGGTATTGTTCCAATGTTGCGTATCTTCAATACAACTGCCAAGTATGTTGATCAGGGAGGCGGGAAGAGAAGAGGTTCGTTCGCCATATATTTGGAACCATGGCATGCGGATATCTTTAAAATGCTTGATCTACGTAAAAATCATGGCTCTGAGGACTTGAGAGCCAGAGATTTGTTCTATGCACTTTGGATCCCTGATCTATTCATGAAGCGTGTTGAAGCTAATGAAAACTGGACTCTCATGTGTCCTGATGAGTGCAGAGGTTTGTATGAAGTCTGGGGTGATGAATTTGAGGCTCTCTATACTAAATACGAGCAAGCCGGTATGGGCCGTAAGACTATCCCTGCACAGAAGCTATGGTTTGCAATCCTACAGAGTCAAATTGAAACAGGTACACCATACATGCTTTACAAGGATGCTTGCAATGCAAAGTCCAACCAAAAGAACCTAGGTACTATCAAATCTTCGAATTTATGCTGTGAAATTGTACAGTATACAGACAGCAAGGAAGTTGCTGTCTGTAACTTGGCCTCAATCGCCCTTCCCATGTTTGTCaacaaagaagaaaaaacCTTTGACTTCAAGAAGCTCTATAAGATTGCACGTGTTATCACATACAATTTGAACCAGATCATTGATAGGAACTATTATCCAGTTAAGGAGGCAAGATATTCCAACTTCCGTCACAGACCAATTGGAGTTGGAGTTCAAGGTTTAGCTGATACATTCATGTTGTTGCGCTATCCATTCGAATCTGATGAGGCTAGGGAGTTGAACAAGCGCATATTTGAAACCATCTATTATGCATGCTTGGATGAATCCATTTCTTTGGCTGAAAAGCATGGTCATTATGAATCATATCCGGGTTCACCTGCTTCCCAGGGTCTTTTGCAGTTCGACCTTTGGGGTGCAAAGGTTGACAATAAGCTTTGGGATTGGGATGATCTTAAGGcaagaatgaagaagcatGGTTTGAGAAACTCTCTATTCTTGGCTCCTATGCCAACTGCATCTACCTCTCAGATTTTGGGAAATAATGAGTCATTCGAACCATATACTAGCAACATCTACTACAGACGTGTATTGAGTGGTGAATTCTTTGTTGTAAATCCACATTTGCTCAACGACTTGGTAGATCTTGGATTGTGGAATGAAACAATGAAACAGAAGCTCATTGCATACAATGGATCTCTAAGGCATATTGAAGAGATTCCACAGCATATCAAGGAACTGTACAAGACCGTTTGGGAAATTAAGCAAAAGACCATTATAGACATGGCTGCAGATAGGGGAATCTTTATAGATCAATCTCAATCTCTCAACATTTACATGGAACAACCAACATTTAGCAAGTTGACAAGTATGCATTTTTACGGATGGAAAAAGGGACTCAAGACAGGCGTGTACTACTTACGCACGCAACCTGCTACTGATGCCATCAAATTCACAATCGATTCGAACATTGCGCAAGCAGCAAAAGCAAAGAACAAACTATCCACAGACATGCAACCATCTATGCCTACCACAACAGATGTTACATCAGTGGCTACCGATGAAGCCCCCGCATTCCAGGTTTGTAACTTGCGCACATCAAACAACCCAAATGAGCCGTGCTTTATGTGCTCAGGCTAa
- a CDS encoding bis5'-nucleosyl-tri-or tetra- phosphatase, putative (encoded by transcript BEWA_012030A), with protein sequence MPVRQYLGFELLKAPQNVESMLFGPKVIHKSQIFAKSRLSFAFTNIKPFAPGHSLVSPIRVVPRYKDLTPEEIYDWGCMVQVVAESLEKMYNCTSSSIIIQDGKEAGQTIPHLHAHIIPRKANDLEDPDSIYESVDNEEGTLRTMEEMEKTAAETEKFVKMVLESKCVGCLNE encoded by the exons ATGCCAGTCCGTCAATACTTGGGTTTCGAATTGCTTAAGGCACCTCaaaatgtagaatctaTGTTATTTGGTCCAAAAGTTATCCATAAATCACAAATATTTGCAAAAAGTCGCCTGAGTTTTGCCTTTACAAATATAAAGCCTTTCGCACCTGGACATTCGCTGGTGTCCCCCATCCGAGTAGTTCCG AGGTATAAAGATCTTACGCCTGAGGAGATCTACGATTGGGGCTGTATGGTTCAGGTCGTGGCTGAGTCCCTCGAGAAGATGTATAATTGCACGTCTTCCTCAATTATAATTCAA gatggaaaagaagCTGGACAGACGATTCCTCATCTCCATGCACACATTATACCAAGAAAGGCAAATGATCTGGAAGACCCAGATTCCATATATGAAAGTGTCGACAATGAAGAAGGTACACTAAG AactatggaagaaatggagaaaaCCGCCGCTGAAActgaaaagtttgtcaAAATGGTTTTGGAATCTAAGTGTGTTGGCTGTTTGAATGAATGA
- a CDS encoding conserved hypothetical protein (encoded by transcript BEWA_012010A), protein MFHVSRIIPNFYTKCIYNVHMQISRKHTWKNATGSAKTLISLLDGTFKNAEGSANPNHEDIMNEAKKYMGQETTLYVDSSVFSKLSLYKPGSGLWNDCLKKINDKLVQHAAKKTETLEDKSIFDVHVLVSLSKSVMRTNLVSQPLASVLLYYLKNADRMIPKRIELLNSILEYLVYSDSSSNFPILCDAITECAGDIAPRHLASVFYYLSKLGNKNEAMIQSISRVLHNNIARGTLTSFEKTQLAKTYSILNHEHITFFNHISQELMHIFEHMDLGLYFNNSCLKDDTYIRGIGSNNLEPSGIICNVLKYIHGENSSDLDVIEFKGLDEQLYTCGQIVFILDSMIYLRIHHLENYFKRLIENAIKHCFKTEILESFDSEQLRCCISLLANCNKNVEDDILEFITRKIIQEYVAGRATNSQISLFLKDLVKQTRKVVKVKSVRNKTFHNSKFIAPRWINKPLYLKNDQGNESFNRSIIESLCTKICENVHSFKLDELTWCLRSVAYLGFRNDDFYKIFIPFFRERLSELNNLSIANITQAFNKAEIKEQYFFHLLGKQHQLYLNEIDRHNKPYIKRIG, encoded by the coding sequence ATGTTCCATGTCTCTAGAAttattccaaatttttataCAAAATGCATTTACAACGTACACATGCAGATTTCCAGAAAACATACATGGAAAAACGCCACTGGATCTGCAAAAACTCTAATATCCCTATTGGATGGAACATTTAAAAACGCCGAAGGCTCTGCCAATCCCAACCATGAGGATATTATGAATGAAGCAAAAAAATACATGGGCCAAGAAACAACCCTTTATGTTGACTCCTCCGTGTTCTCAAAACTGTCTCTTTACAAACCAGGTTCAGGTCTTTGGAATGATTGcttgaagaagataaacGATAAGTTGGTACAGCATGCTGCAAAAAAAACAGAAACACTTGAGGACAAGTCCATTTTTGATGTTCATGTGCTAGTTTCTCTTTCCAAATCGGTTATGAGGACAAATTTGGTTTCACAACCACTAGCTAGCGTGTTACTTTATTATCTAAAGAATGCTGATCGTATGATACCAAAAAGGATCGAATTACTGAACTCTATACTAGAATACCTAGTATATTCTGATTCTTCCTCCAACTTTCCCATATTATGTGATGCTATAACAGAATGTGCTGGAGATATTGCTCCGCGTCATTTGGCTAGtgtattttattatttgtCAAAATTAGGCAACAAGAATGAAGCAATGATTCAATCAATATCAAGGGTTCTTCATAATAATATTGCAAGGGGGACACTCACTTCTTTTGAAAAGACACAGCTTGCAAAAACTTACTCTATACTAAATCACGAGCACATTACATTTTTTAACCATATATCGCAGGAACTTATGCACATATTTGAGCATATGGATCTAGGGCTCTACTTTAATAATAGTTGTCTTAAGGACGATACATACATCAGAGGGATTGGTAGTAATAATCTAGAACCTAGTGGGATCATTTGTAATGTCCTAAAGTATATTCACGGGGAGAACTCTTCAGATCTTGATGTAATAGAGTTTAAAGGCCTAGATGAACAACTTTACACATGCGGTCAAATTGTATTCATACTCGATAGTATGATTTATTTAAGAATTCATCATCTAGAGAATTATTTTAAAAGGCTCATTGAAAACGCAATAAAACATTGTTTCAAGAcggaaattttggaatccTTTGATTCTGAACAGCTGAGATGTTGTATATCTCTCTTGGCTAACTGCAATAAGAATGTAGAGGATGATATATTGGAATTTATAACAAGAAAAATAATCCAAGAATATGTCGCTGGACGTGCAACGAATTCGCAAATCTCCTTGTTTTTAAAAGATTTGGTTAAGCAGACAAGGAAAGTTGTAAAGGTAAAGAGTGTAAGGAATAAAACTTTCCACAACTCCAAGTTCATTGCTCCAAGATGGATTAATAAACCCTTGTATTTGAAGAATGATCAAGGTAACGAATCGTTTAACAGATCTATTATAGAGTCACTCTGTACAAAGATATGTGAAAACGTTCATAGCTTCAAGCTAGATGAGTTAACATGGTGCCTAAGATCTGTAGCGTACTTGGGATTTCGAAATGATGacttttacaaaatattcataCCATTCTTCAGAGAACGACTATCAGAGCTCAATAATTTAAGTATTGCAAACATTACTCAGGCCTTTAACAAGGCTGAGATCAAGGAGCAGTACTTCTTTCACCTTCTAGGGAAACAACATCAGCTCTACCTGAATGAGATCGACAGACACAATAAACCATACATTAAGCGTATCGGATAA
- a CDS encoding conserved hypothetical protein (encoded by transcript BEWA_012020A), with product MLILFTARERKPPDLNSLLLSERIVFIGLPIQPTVAHLVISQLLYLDYDSAEKPIKIYINTDDSITDNNELSVSEIGALNIVDVMNYLKNDIITLNLGKAYGPAAVILGSGTPGKRFVLPRSYTVLRQLPVSLSFRQAEDISIYSKEILKARKSTVQVLSKICNKTEDEILTKLKSGEYMNAKETIDYGLADKILDDIE from the exons ATGCTAATATTGTTTACAGCTAGAGAAAGAAAACCTCCAGATCTGAACTCCTTGTTACTGAGCGAACGCATTGTCTTCATTGGACTGCCTATTCAACCAACG GTTGCACATTTAGTCATAAGTCAGCTACTTTATCTAGACTATGACTCTGCAGAAAAGCCTATTAAAAT atatATAAACACGGATGATAGTATTACTGATAACAACGAATTATCAGTTTCGGAAATCGGTGCTTTGAACATTGTTGATGTTATGAACTATCtaaaaaatgatataaTAACCCTGAATCTGGGAAAGGCATATGGTCCCGCTGCTGTAATTTTAGGCTCTGGTACACCTGGAAAACGCTTTGTACTACCGAGGTCTTATACTGTATTAAGACAACTCCCTGTATCGCTTTCATTTAGACAAGCAGAAGATATTTCTATATATTCAAAGGAGATATTGAAAGCAAGAAAATCTACCGTTCAGGTGCTATCAAAAATCTGCAACAAaacagaagatgaaattcTAACTAAATTAAAGTCTGGAGAATATATGAATGCCAAAGAAACGATTGATTATGGTTTAGCAGACAAAATACTAGACGATATTGAATAG
- a CDS encoding conserved hypothetical protein (encoded by transcript BEWA_012040A), producing the protein MEEVKDKGTNRFKRLFRMRHTDVKSFPGPYINPWLRLTIYLVMIFLTGCIYIGWNGIQELLYKAGSFEHLCEGATDISYISIGEAKYIDCGARKSGINNLYTIAFSTHFISSIISGIVLDNIGPKYCYVVGQFINIIVWIFISTFPKQPIVLYGGFFLIGLTAESIYMPLITVSYYFPENRLFIISCLGSTRSLSFVIPTILAAIFRLDYFKPDSLYIIGITYVILGNFFCLVVGACTIQRYFFIDESPAEPETPESARSVDESVNAVTNQGNGFSRIVKRAKQLYKHPQCLEYVLVTACISIFLTSMEFVNKSQREMLVTSDGGSVVGLFKYVNILTFLPAPLLGLLMDKFGPAVVFVLLHACCSSYYFCVAFDTYTMKLVACFFYFIAGSLFISSNYCYINRRFYAKNFGVLTGIPFVFAGLVTLTNIPLYNLGTQKLKHLAPYNFRPIALILMTYMIVCAFLSCILVHISKTNPVQVYTKKSKSSQV; encoded by the exons atggaagaagtGAAAGATAAAGGAACTAACCGTTTTAAACGGCTTTTTAGAATGAGGCACACGGACGTAAAGTCGTTCCCTGGTCCATACATAAATCCATGGCTAAGGTTGACCATATACCTAGTCATGATCTTTTTAACTGGTTGTATTTATATCGGATGGAACGGAATACAAGAACTGCTTTATAAGGCAGGGTCATTTGAACATTTATGTGAAGGAGCCACTGACATCTCTTATATATCAATAGGAGAGGCAAAATACATTGATTGTGGAGCTAGGAAGAGCGGTATCAATAACTTGTATACTATTGCTTTTTCTACGCACTTCATATCTTCGATCATTAGTGGAATCGTTCTTGATAATATTGGCCCCAAATATTGTTACGTCGTCGGCCAATTTATTAACATTATCGTATGGATATTTATTAGTACTTTCCCAAAACAGCCAATTGTATTGTACGGCGGATTCTTCCTAATTGGACTCACTGCAGAATCCATTTATATGCCACTCATCACAG TGTCCTACTATTTCCCCGAGAACAGATTGTTCATAATTTCATGCCTGGGCTCAACTCgctctttatcatttgtCATTCCCACAATTCTCGCGGCAATATTTAGACTCGACTACTTTAAACCGGACTCACTCTACATTATTGGTATAACATACGTAATACTAGGAAACTTCTTTTGTCTTGTTGTTGGTGCTTGCACGATACAGAGGTATTTCTTTATTGATGAAAGCCCAGCTGAACCAGAGACTCCAGAAAGTGCTCGGAGCGTAGATGAAAGTGTTAATGCAGTCACTAATCAAGGTAATGGATTTTCCAGGATAGTTAAAAGGGCAAAGCAACTCTACAAGCATCCACAATGTCTGGAATATGTCCTAGTCACCGCATGTATCTCTATTTTCTTGACATCTATGGAATTCGTCAACAAATCTCAACGTGAAATGTTGGTAACATCAGATGGTGGAAGTGTAGTGGGACTTTTCAAATATGTGAACATTCTTACATTTTTACCAGCCCCCTTACTAGGATTACTCATGGACAAATTTGGCCCTGCTGTAGTATTCGTACTTCTTCATGCATGT TGTTCATCATACTACTTCTGTGTGGCATTTGATACCTACACTATGAAGCTGGTTGCGTGCTTCTTTTACTTCATCGCGGGATCATTATTTATATCGAGTAACTATTGCTATATCAATCGGAGGTTTTATGCCAAGAATTTTGGGGTACTGACTGGTATCCCATTTGTATTCGCAGGATTGGTTACTTTAACTAATATTCCCCTCTATAATTTGGGGACTCAGAAACTGAAGCATTTGGCTCCATACAATTTTAGACCGATTGCTctgattttaatg ACTTATATGATTGTTTGCGCCTTCCTGAGCTGCATCCTTGTCCACATCTCAAAGACGAACCCCGTCCAAGTTTACACTAAGAAGTCAAAGTCTTCTCAGGTGTAA